A section of the Rossellomorea marisflavi genome encodes:
- a CDS encoding arginine deiminase family protein, whose amino-acid sequence MDKIQPRCENEFGELKTVLVCSPSTLDVPDQKTADYVQWEKPVDHEIALENFQAMKAAMESEGVKVIDYADYLKEDDAALSRQLINRIFVRDLACVFRDRLIPGDAGTSMRAPEYAHSHRLFSEWFEPDIFRIEDNNELKALEYGDLMLLNKDAILVNTGLRTSIESIEAVQGKMFDAGYSEIAIIDLPRRGDTLHLDMNLNAVGEGVILAKGYMRFLPVQVVHEGGSHYYMLGDFLRRHGYDILWTDDVSHTVADINFLNLNPETLLVSTKMNRHILKEHPKRKQLRIIEVDVNELEKGGGGIRCMTLPFIRA is encoded by the coding sequence ATGGATAAGATACAGCCGAGATGTGAAAATGAATTTGGTGAATTGAAGACCGTACTGGTATGTTCCCCTTCCACCCTGGACGTTCCCGATCAAAAAACAGCCGATTACGTGCAGTGGGAAAAACCTGTTGATCACGAGATCGCGTTGGAAAACTTCCAGGCGATGAAGGCAGCGATGGAGTCGGAAGGTGTCAAGGTCATTGATTATGCGGACTATCTGAAGGAGGATGATGCTGCGCTGAGCCGTCAACTCATCAACAGGATCTTTGTGAGGGATCTTGCTTGTGTGTTTCGTGACCGTCTGATTCCCGGAGATGCCGGGACATCGATGAGGGCACCAGAGTATGCGCATTCCCACCGTCTCTTCAGTGAATGGTTCGAACCTGATATTTTCCGGATTGAGGATAACAATGAACTGAAGGCACTGGAGTACGGGGATCTTATGCTGTTAAATAAAGACGCAATCCTCGTCAATACGGGTCTAAGGACAAGTATCGAAAGCATCGAAGCCGTGCAGGGGAAGATGTTTGACGCAGGCTATAGTGAAATCGCCATCATCGATCTCCCGAGGAGAGGCGATACCCTTCATCTGGATATGAATCTCAATGCGGTGGGTGAAGGCGTGATCCTGGCTAAAGGATATATGCGTTTCCTGCCTGTACAGGTCGTCCATGAGGGGGGATCCCATTATTATATGCTTGGGGATTTCCTGAGGCGGCATGGTTATGACATTCTTTGGACCGACGACGTGTCCCATACGGTAGCGGATATCAATTTCCTGAACCTGAATCCGGAAACCTTGCTTGTCTCCACGAAAATGAACAGGCACATCCTGAAGGAACACCCGAAACGGAAGCAATTACGCATCATCGAAGTGGACGTGAATGAATTGGAAAAAGGGGGCGGAGGGATCCGCTGTATGACCTTGCCATTCATACGCGCCTAG
- a CDS encoding YqcI/YcgG family protein, giving the protein MILNREWIEGNRDAMKEWEQEAYDYFKEMMENRDQPYPCVPGVQGFQKDMVRYGFASGEPEAAGGKLASMLSEYTRMSRSAGTFTSLVVFFEWKEGTVDGFRDRFWGLLNQLHADDPVPWPEGISEDPSHHSWEFCHHGESYFAFCATPAHQKRKSRHFPYFMMAFQPRWVFEEINSGTPLGQKMKKIIRYRLEKYDEVEVHPSLKWYGQEDNFEWQQYYLGDDDASISKCPFLNSLKAAKR; this is encoded by the coding sequence ATGATTCTGAATCGTGAATGGATCGAAGGGAACAGAGACGCGATGAAAGAATGGGAGCAAGAGGCATACGATTATTTCAAGGAAATGATGGAAAATCGTGATCAGCCATACCCTTGCGTTCCAGGAGTTCAAGGCTTTCAAAAAGATATGGTAAGGTACGGCTTCGCTTCAGGCGAACCGGAAGCCGCAGGTGGAAAACTCGCTTCTATGCTGTCAGAATACACACGCATGTCGAGGTCAGCCGGCACATTTACCTCCTTGGTCGTATTCTTTGAATGGAAGGAAGGAACAGTCGATGGATTCAGGGATCGATTCTGGGGGCTGCTGAATCAGCTTCACGCAGATGACCCCGTACCATGGCCTGAGGGCATTTCAGAAGATCCCTCCCATCATTCATGGGAATTCTGTCATCACGGAGAGTCGTACTTTGCATTCTGTGCGACCCCTGCTCATCAAAAACGGAAGAGCCGACACTTCCCTTACTTCATGATGGCCTTTCAGCCGCGATGGGTGTTCGAAGAAATCAATTCAGGAACACCCCTTGGTCAGAAAATGAAAAAAATCATCAGATATCGCCTTGAGAAGTACGATGAGGTAGAGGTTCATCCTAGTTTGAAGTGGTACGGTCAGGAAGATAATTTTGAATGGCAGCAATACTATCTGGGAGATGATGATGCCTCCATTAGTAAATGTCCATTTTTGAATAGCTTGAAAGCCGCTAAGAGATGA
- a CDS encoding LysE family transporter, translated as MSIFFSYIFLGLSLSAPMGPINAAQLDKGIRYGFWHSWLVGVGGMGADAIFMLAIYFGLAPFIDTPIIQLILWMSGAFILIFTGIESIAKSHELMQPQQGAEGESKRKSLWTGFIMALSNPLSIIFWLGIYGSILAQTTSSYGTGHVLLYSLGIFIGITIWDITMAIIATGAKKYVRPGALRLISILSGVVMFGFGIYFAIRAADVLFS; from the coding sequence ATGAGTATTTTCTTCAGTTATATCTTCCTGGGATTATCTTTGTCTGCACCGATGGGGCCAATCAATGCGGCTCAGTTGGACAAGGGGATACGCTATGGATTTTGGCATTCATGGCTCGTAGGCGTCGGAGGCATGGGAGCCGACGCCATCTTCATGCTTGCCATTTACTTTGGGCTCGCACCGTTCATCGACACGCCGATCATCCAATTGATCCTGTGGATGTCGGGTGCGTTCATCCTGATCTTCACGGGTATTGAAAGTATTGCGAAATCCCATGAACTGATGCAACCGCAACAGGGGGCTGAAGGAGAGTCCAAGAGAAAATCGCTATGGACAGGTTTTATCATGGCACTATCGAATCCCCTCAGCATCATTTTTTGGCTTGGGATTTACGGTTCGATCCTTGCTCAAACGACTTCCTCCTACGGAACAGGTCATGTCCTCCTATATAGCCTGGGGATTTTTATCGGAATCACGATTTGGGATATCACCATGGCCATCATTGCCACGGGTGCCAAGAAATATGTCCGTCCGGGTGCATTGCGTCTCATCTCGATACTCTCTGGAGTGGTCATGTTCGGCTTCGGCATTTACTTTGCCATCCGTGCAGCGGATGTATTGTTCTCCTAG
- a CDS encoding spore coat protein, with product MDQQPFNQQHMQAPPNHGGHELFDAHEVIAGIISMLDQYQMYEPHIQDPALKDILHRQSSFVTTLYNTIVESFSTGSKPQVPTQVYEMTQEHQTVYGIKAGAPKKPNASVQDLSDNGLSAYMLGQTKSLASLLAMTALEMTNPVLRRVVADSVPNFIEMSYETFLYQNKHGYYQVPQLQAQDMALMLQSYAPSNQTKH from the coding sequence ATGGACCAACAGCCTTTCAACCAGCAACACATGCAGGCACCGCCGAATCATGGCGGGCATGAACTATTTGATGCCCACGAAGTGATTGCAGGAATCATCTCCATGCTTGATCAGTATCAAATGTATGAGCCCCACATTCAGGATCCGGCCCTGAAGGACATCCTTCATCGCCAGTCCTCATTTGTGACAACGCTATATAATACCATTGTCGAAAGCTTCTCAACAGGCAGCAAGCCTCAGGTTCCGACACAGGTTTACGAGATGACGCAGGAGCATCAAACCGTTTATGGCATCAAAGCAGGAGCGCCCAAAAAGCCGAATGCGTCTGTACAGGACCTATCGGACAATGGCTTATCCGCTTACATGCTCGGTCAGACCAAGTCCCTCGCCTCCCTTCTTGCCATGACGGCCCTTGAAATGACCAATCCCGTCCTGAGAAGAGTGGTGGCAGATAGCGTGCCGAACTTCATCGAGATGAGCTACGAAACCTTCCTTTATCAGAATAAACATGGGTACTATCAGGTTCCTCAGCTGCAGGCTCAGGACATGGCCCTCATGCTTCAAAGTTATGCCCCTTCCAATCAAACTAAGCATTGA
- a CDS encoding L,D-transpeptidase family protein, with the protein MIHIVKTGETLYQIATDFRKPLKTIIDANPGVSPGAIYPGQPIVIPGIPNTHTIPYRIEVSVNKRWLRLYKNGTLVKQYPIAVGRMLHETPIGEFIVINKSPNPGGPYGTMWMSLSKQGYGIHGTNDPSSIGKAVSAGCIRMQNKDVEELAGIIPVGTPVMITP; encoded by the coding sequence TTGATCCATATTGTCAAGACAGGAGAAACGCTGTATCAGATTGCCACCGATTTCCGTAAGCCACTTAAGACCATCATCGATGCCAATCCCGGTGTGAGCCCGGGAGCGATTTATCCAGGGCAGCCCATTGTCATTCCTGGCATCCCGAATACCCATACCATCCCGTACAGAATCGAGGTTTCAGTGAATAAACGGTGGCTTCGCCTTTATAAAAATGGAACACTGGTGAAGCAATATCCCATAGCAGTAGGAAGGATGCTCCATGAAACCCCGATCGGTGAGTTCATCGTGATCAACAAATCTCCCAATCCAGGTGGTCCATACGGGACGATGTGGATGAGCTTGTCGAAGCAAGGTTATGGCATCCATGGAACCAACGATCCAAGCTCGATTGGAAAAGCGGTATCGGCTGGATGCATCCGGATGCAGAATAAGGACGTGGAGGAGCTGGCAGGAATCATCCCGGTGGGAACACCTGTCATGATCACCCCTTGA
- a CDS encoding aspartate kinase, translated as MVEIIVQKFGGTSVGSVERIKRMAQHVIREKQKGKEVAVVVSAMGDTTDHLTKLAGEITAHPPKREMDLLLSTGEQITIALLTLSIQEAGFKAVSLTGRQAGIRTDGVHGKARIKEIDPSRVQDELRKGIIPVVAGFQGITDAGEITTLGRGGSDTTATALAAALGAERCDIYTDVDGIYTTDPRVVPAATRIPHLTYREVLCLADSGAAVIHPRAVFHSKKSRIPFRILPGLIKGEGTLVDDHIHTTDRGPVGVAFKDEVTSISMKDSAYGLESLLKESLEVIHVKPDLHWKGQDLTLTVDASDRSDVEHLLRDLGQEYSKKVEQAKVTIVKSPGSDILRFGVRSTLGDSGIDVSSIHEDPEKVTALIGSEDIYRAADVLHTFAGLDASGAKRVVR; from the coding sequence ATGGTGGAGATCATCGTACAGAAATTCGGAGGCACTTCAGTGGGATCGGTGGAAAGAATCAAACGGATGGCCCAGCATGTCATCCGTGAGAAGCAAAAGGGGAAAGAAGTGGCCGTCGTCGTGTCCGCCATGGGTGACACGACTGACCATTTGACGAAGCTCGCTGGGGAAATCACGGCCCATCCACCGAAACGGGAGATGGACCTCCTGTTATCCACTGGTGAACAAATCACCATTGCCCTGTTGACCCTGTCGATTCAAGAGGCGGGATTCAAAGCCGTTTCTCTTACTGGGCGACAAGCGGGCATCAGAACAGATGGCGTCCATGGGAAGGCCAGGATAAAAGAGATCGACCCATCCCGAGTGCAGGATGAGCTCCGTAAAGGAATCATCCCTGTGGTGGCGGGATTCCAGGGAATCACAGACGCCGGTGAAATCACGACCCTTGGAAGGGGAGGTTCCGATACGACGGCGACGGCCCTTGCTGCAGCCCTTGGTGCGGAGCGCTGTGATATCTATACGGACGTAGATGGGATCTATACGACAGATCCCCGGGTTGTGCCTGCTGCGACGAGAATCCCACATCTTACCTACCGTGAGGTTCTCTGTCTCGCTGATTCCGGGGCAGCTGTCATCCATCCCAGGGCCGTCTTTCATTCAAAAAAGAGCAGGATTCCGTTCCGTATCCTTCCAGGCTTGATCAAAGGCGAGGGAACACTCGTGGATGACCACATTCATACCACTGATCGGGGCCCTGTCGGTGTTGCGTTCAAAGATGAGGTCACCTCCATCAGTATGAAGGATTCCGCTTACGGGTTGGAATCCCTTCTCAAGGAATCCCTCGAAGTCATCCACGTGAAACCCGATTTGCACTGGAAGGGGCAGGATCTGACCCTGACGGTGGATGCATCTGACCGCAGCGACGTCGAGCATCTGTTGCGCGATCTTGGCCAGGAATACTCGAAGAAGGTGGAGCAGGCAAAAGTGACCATCGTGAAATCACCGGGTTCAGACATTCTGAGGTTCGGGGTGAGGTCCACTCTTGGTGATTCCGGAATCGATGTATCTTCCATCCATGAAGATCCGGAAAAGGTAACGGCCCTTATCGGGTCGGAGGATATTTACAGAGCTGCTGACGTGCTCCACACGTTTGCCGGTCTCGATGCTTCCGGGGCCAAAAGGGTCGTGAGGTGA
- a CDS encoding homoserine dehydrogenase, which translates to MSELHVALLGFGTVGQGVYEALETHRERIKDITGKEVRIRAILIKDPSKEREIDPSIKVTTDFDEILEEEGIDVLFEAIVGEEPGYTYLTKAIERGIHVVTANKAMFASKGEDLLTRARERGVAVGFEATTAGGLPIIGAIRQLLNVNEITHIQGILNGTSNFILSQMRKEGLSFERALSIAQEKGYAEADPTSDVGGQDAFYKLMILSRAAFHGQPDWGAVPKKGITDLTSDWLQAAESFSLRFKHVGSIQRDGESISGVVEPVLVKESHPFYGVENVENVVSVKGSLVGRVTLSGPGAGKLPTGSAMVEDFLSLIEGRYASSETRARIGVESLSGRDGEWVVRTSGEALPEWVDRFDLLDRITLSGHLYLFIRGSEEEWNAVKQADEKLQPYPILKELPLESRLKREASVR; encoded by the coding sequence ATGTCAGAATTGCACGTAGCACTACTCGGATTCGGAACCGTCGGTCAGGGGGTATACGAAGCCCTGGAAACACATCGCGAAAGGATCAAGGATATCACGGGAAAAGAGGTGCGGATCCGTGCCATCTTGATCAAAGACCCATCAAAGGAAAGAGAGATTGATCCAAGCATCAAGGTCACGACGGACTTTGACGAAATCCTGGAAGAAGAGGGCATCGATGTCTTGTTTGAAGCGATTGTCGGGGAAGAACCTGGATACACCTATCTCACCAAGGCCATCGAACGGGGGATCCATGTTGTAACGGCCAATAAGGCGATGTTTGCTTCGAAGGGTGAGGACCTTTTGACACGGGCACGTGAACGGGGAGTCGCAGTCGGATTTGAAGCGACTACGGCAGGAGGACTTCCCATTATCGGGGCCATCAGGCAACTACTGAATGTGAATGAAATCACACATATTCAAGGTATATTGAATGGGACCTCCAATTTCATCCTTTCCCAGATGAGGAAAGAAGGCTTGTCCTTCGAGCGGGCCCTTTCTATTGCTCAGGAAAAAGGGTACGCAGAAGCAGATCCCACCAGTGATGTAGGAGGACAGGATGCCTTCTATAAGCTCATGATCCTCAGTCGAGCCGCCTTCCATGGTCAGCCCGACTGGGGAGCGGTCCCGAAAAAAGGGATCACAGATCTAACCAGTGATTGGCTGCAGGCCGCTGAATCCTTCTCCCTCCGGTTCAAGCATGTCGGGTCGATTCAAAGGGACGGAGAAAGCATAAGCGGAGTAGTGGAGCCGGTACTGGTGAAGGAGTCTCATCCTTTTTACGGAGTGGAGAATGTTGAAAACGTTGTGTCTGTAAAAGGAAGCCTGGTGGGAAGGGTCACCCTGTCAGGACCGGGAGCGGGTAAATTACCTACAGGAAGTGCGATGGTGGAGGATTTTCTATCTCTGATCGAAGGAAGATACGCATCTTCCGAGACGCGTGCCAGAATAGGAGTCGAATCCCTTTCCGGCCGTGATGGTGAATGGGTGGTGAGGACTTCTGGTGAGGCATTGCCTGAATGGGTCGACCGCTTTGATCTGTTGGACCGCATCACACTGAGCGGCCACCTGTATCTCTTCATCAGAGGAAGTGAAGAAGAATGGAATGCAGTAAAGCAAGCGGATGAGAAGCTGCAGCCCTATCCCATCTTGAAGGAACTTCCCCTTGAGTCCAGATTGAAAAGGGAAGCATCGGTACGTTAA
- a CDS encoding DUF2254 domain-containing protein, which yields MFKKFLPNDVQKYLLMSKRQRAHEIQLTIWFMPFLYICLSLLLVACTLFLDLKVELSHYVPKLFSMNASVTRTLVSTLIGGVLTLSAFTLNSLLVVLTTFSGQFSPRMLLNFISDKKTQHALGIFNGSFVFVLFNFLFIGSSKKEMFTAAPVLTVIVAFIAAITFIFFINHASTWMQVHNITYNMKKVSEVMINQTLKKDLECHRTKDDHPRFELDESKCLNVKAKASGYVQLIDFHSMIEKAREDGIIVRLHFKIGDFVLCGNNLICLYGADEEKVDVEKYLALIEIGHKETEIQDLQMGMHKLAEVAIKSLGNDDPKTASNTIHQITDLMLTINHHLSFSPYLIDDDEDVRVILEIEDFDYYLYRGFGYVRHYARGNHLIITDIVKALSRLSETLPRERHQCLWDFAANTIDHIEESVIYELDKTFLLTELKILAKITGHTEEYQHIHQKFYPDANRNV from the coding sequence ATGTTTAAGAAATTCCTGCCAAATGACGTACAAAAGTACCTGCTCATGTCCAAAAGACAGCGGGCTCACGAAATCCAGCTCACCATCTGGTTCATGCCCTTCCTTTACATCTGCCTGTCCCTGCTGCTTGTGGCATGCACCTTGTTCCTAGATCTGAAAGTAGAGCTGTCTCATTATGTACCAAAGCTCTTCAGCATGAATGCATCGGTCACCAGGACGCTCGTCAGTACCCTGATCGGCGGGGTACTCACTCTGAGTGCCTTTACACTGAACTCCCTTCTCGTCGTCCTTACGACATTCAGCGGACAGTTCTCGCCACGCATGCTGCTGAATTTCATCTCCGATAAAAAGACCCAGCACGCTCTCGGCATCTTCAATGGGAGCTTTGTCTTTGTACTATTCAACTTCCTCTTCATCGGAAGTTCAAAGAAAGAAATGTTCACCGCCGCACCCGTCCTGACCGTCATCGTCGCCTTCATTGCAGCCATCACTTTCATCTTCTTCATCAACCACGCCTCTACGTGGATGCAGGTACATAATATCACCTACAACATGAAGAAGGTATCCGAAGTCATGATCAATCAAACACTGAAAAAAGATCTGGAATGCCACCGGACAAAGGATGATCATCCCCGGTTCGAATTGGACGAAAGCAAGTGCCTGAATGTCAAAGCAAAGGCATCGGGCTACGTACAGCTCATCGACTTCCATTCCATGATCGAGAAAGCCAGGGAGGACGGGATCATCGTACGCCTGCACTTCAAAATCGGCGATTTCGTCCTCTGCGGAAACAACCTTATCTGCCTGTACGGGGCGGATGAAGAAAAAGTCGATGTGGAAAAATACCTGGCTCTTATTGAAATCGGCCACAAGGAAACGGAAATTCAGGATCTTCAAATGGGAATGCACAAACTCGCAGAGGTGGCCATCAAATCCCTCGGCAATGACGACCCGAAAACAGCGTCCAATACGATTCACCAGATTACGGATCTGATGCTCACCATCAATCATCATCTGTCATTCTCCCCTTACTTAATTGACGATGATGAGGATGTCCGGGTCATTCTCGAGATTGAAGACTTTGATTATTACCTGTATCGCGGATTCGGATACGTCAGGCATTATGCCCGGGGCAACCATTTGATCATCACCGATATCGTAAAAGCTCTTTCCCGTCTTTCAGAAACCCTGCCGCGCGAACGGCATCAATGTCTTTGGGACTTCGCCGCCAACACCATCGATCATATAGAAGAATCCGTGATCTATGAACTTGATAAAACCTTCTTGCTCACCGAACTGAAAATCCTTGCCAAGATCACCGGTCATACCGAAGAGTACCAACACATCCACCAAAAATTTTATCCCGATGCCAATCGGAACGTATAA
- a CDS encoding M3 family oligoendopeptidase: MSKVYVETHDMRNIEAMKTRFEEFLAAPFHNAEEVEDWLKQVSDYQDELREALDGHYIDFQTHNQDTEVQETYQFDQEHVLPLLKRYEAQLDQKLLSSPHELDKKVYGRLIRSKQTAAELYREENIDLEIKEDRLATRYFELTGALTAEWEGEQLTIPQLFPLLEDPDRTKRKKVYDQLFGALGGVEEELQEIMDELMVIREQKAANSGLANYRDYMFKKYNRFDYTPEDCKELADSIREHVVPAIGRILSKKTEELGVESIRPYDHRAVPLDEEPLRPFKTGDELVEKTGRVLGEISPRFSELLHLMDTKGLLDLETRKNKSPGGFCESLPVSGLSFIFMNASGTHGDVTTLIHEMGHCIHNDFKRTLPLAFDRATPMESAELASMGMELLSMDHWHHFYSEEQVRQAKLDMLRDIIQFFPTGIRVDEFQHWMYENPGHSKEERSEAYGRIVDSYLSSEEDWSGYEEVKKKAWLFVLHIFEVPFYYIEYVIAQLGALQLYRIYKEDPDRAIEGYKEALRLGNTASLSDVYEAAGLSFDFSADMIKGLVAFVEKEIDELEGSIVKNS, from the coding sequence ATGTCAAAGGTGTATGTAGAAACCCATGATATGAGAAATATAGAAGCGATGAAAACAAGATTCGAAGAGTTTCTGGCGGCTCCGTTTCATAACGCCGAAGAGGTAGAAGACTGGCTGAAACAGGTATCGGATTATCAGGATGAACTTCGGGAAGCCCTTGATGGCCATTACATCGACTTCCAGACCCACAATCAGGATACAGAGGTTCAGGAAACGTATCAGTTCGATCAGGAGCATGTGCTGCCCCTCCTTAAGAGGTATGAAGCGCAGCTTGATCAAAAGTTGTTATCGAGTCCACATGAATTGGATAAAAAAGTATACGGACGCCTTATCAGGAGTAAACAAACGGCTGCAGAACTCTACAGGGAAGAAAATATTGATCTTGAAATAAAGGAGGACCGTCTGGCCACACGATACTTTGAACTGACAGGCGCTCTGACGGCAGAGTGGGAAGGAGAGCAACTGACGATTCCCCAACTGTTTCCACTGCTCGAAGATCCGGACCGGACCAAACGGAAAAAGGTCTACGATCAACTATTCGGAGCCCTCGGTGGGGTGGAAGAGGAACTACAAGAAATCATGGATGAGCTCATGGTGATCCGCGAGCAGAAGGCCGCCAATAGCGGGCTCGCGAACTACCGGGATTATATGTTCAAGAAATATAATCGCTTCGATTATACACCAGAAGATTGCAAGGAACTGGCGGATTCGATCCGTGAACATGTCGTGCCGGCAATCGGAAGGATCTTGTCCAAAAAAACAGAAGAGTTGGGCGTGGAATCCATCCGTCCATATGATCATAGGGCCGTGCCGCTGGATGAAGAGCCCCTGCGACCATTCAAGACAGGTGACGAACTGGTGGAGAAGACCGGACGCGTATTGGGAGAGATTTCTCCTCGATTTTCTGAACTTCTCCACCTGATGGATACGAAGGGGCTATTGGATCTTGAGACGAGGAAGAATAAGTCCCCGGGAGGATTCTGTGAATCGCTACCTGTTTCCGGTCTATCGTTCATTTTCATGAATGCCTCGGGCACCCATGGGGATGTGACGACTCTGATCCATGAAATGGGGCACTGCATCCACAATGATTTCAAGCGTACTCTCCCCCTTGCTTTTGACCGGGCGACCCCGATGGAATCGGCTGAGCTTGCGAGCATGGGGATGGAGTTATTGTCCATGGATCACTGGCATCATTTTTATTCAGAAGAGCAGGTGCGTCAGGCCAAGCTTGATATGCTCAGGGACATCATCCAGTTCTTCCCGACAGGAATCAGGGTCGATGAGTTCCAGCACTGGATGTATGAGAACCCCGGTCATTCTAAGGAGGAGCGATCAGAGGCGTACGGACGGATCGTAGACAGCTATCTGTCATCAGAAGAGGATTGGAGCGGGTATGAAGAGGTGAAGAAGAAGGCGTGGCTCTTTGTCCTTCATATTTTTGAGGTCCCTTTCTATTACATCGAATATGTCATTGCCCAGCTTGGGGCTTTGCAGCTCTACCGGATCTACAAAGAAGACCCCGATCGGGCAATCGAAGGGTACAAGGAAGCGCTCAGGCTTGGGAATACGGCTTCTCTATCCGATGTGTATGAAGCGGCAGGACTATCTTTTGATTTTTCCGCTGATATGATCAAGGGGCTTGTGGCGTTCGTGGAAAAAGAGATTGACGAGCTTGAAGGATCAATCGTGAAGAATTCATAA
- a CDS encoding DUF5068 domain-containing protein, protein MQKKWILAGTIAGMLALTTACGNSDTAAKKTDEDKKSEQKAEKKEQTEKETSGAKLEKKDSSSTQSQSGLINPDLEANLPDATLDVVYENDEPGIELISNNMSFMVDRYQVVHVSHAPAGEFDGDEAYIVSMNGSIDNQTNGDLYFNNPDILGTDQFDTHMMKLDYSREVRLHPEMDGTVDDPAHYKKGEKQEGILEYILTKEEYETLKDANVKFRVAQSSADKDFSEKVSDEKVFDLPLSGENAEKQTAASKEFYPDSILKDNVAEKEMLAKNESIGKTETGEKVDVTLDGVQFTKLTPTESYQDAFTGFGDENIVATTVKVTVKNNTDTDITLDQFSTFLSTDKVQYLDEGSLAFDTGSIKPGETGEKYLVYLMKEKSDYGEAKDFTFRLTHLTNQDGKDLLKNELTFDMPK, encoded by the coding sequence ATGCAGAAGAAATGGATCTTGGCAGGAACGATCGCCGGTATGCTCGCATTGACCACCGCATGTGGAAACAGCGACACGGCAGCAAAGAAAACAGATGAGGATAAAAAATCCGAACAAAAAGCAGAAAAGAAGGAACAAACCGAGAAAGAGACTTCAGGAGCAAAACTCGAGAAAAAGGATTCCTCTTCCACCCAATCACAATCAGGCTTGATCAATCCTGATCTCGAAGCAAATCTTCCAGACGCCACCCTGGACGTCGTCTATGAAAACGATGAGCCCGGCATAGAATTAATATCAAATAATATGTCCTTCATGGTAGACCGTTATCAAGTCGTTCACGTCAGTCATGCACCTGCTGGTGAGTTCGATGGAGATGAAGCGTATATCGTATCCATGAATGGAAGCATCGATAATCAAACCAATGGAGATCTCTACTTCAACAACCCAGATATCCTCGGAACGGATCAGTTCGATACGCATATGATGAAGCTCGACTACTCAAGGGAAGTCAGGCTGCACCCGGAGATGGACGGAACCGTTGATGATCCCGCCCACTACAAAAAGGGCGAGAAGCAAGAAGGCATACTCGAATACATATTGACGAAAGAGGAATACGAGACCCTCAAGGATGCCAATGTGAAGTTCCGCGTCGCCCAAAGCTCTGCCGATAAGGACTTCTCGGAGAAAGTCAGCGATGAAAAAGTCTTTGATCTTCCCCTATCGGGAGAAAATGCCGAAAAGCAAACGGCTGCTTCAAAGGAATTCTACCCTGACAGCATCCTGAAAGATAATGTGGCAGAAAAAGAGATGCTAGCAAAAAATGAATCCATCGGTAAAACCGAAACCGGTGAGAAGGTGGACGTCACACTCGATGGCGTGCAGTTCACGAAGCTGACGCCTACGGAAAGCTACCAAGATGCCTTCACAGGATTCGGTGACGAAAACATCGTGGCTACCACTGTCAAAGTGACAGTGAAAAACAACACAGATACCGACATTACACTCGACCAGTTCAGCACGTTCCTATCAACCGACAAGGTACAATACCTCGATGAAGGTTCCCTTGCGTTTGATACAGGAAGCATCAAGCCTGGTGAAACCGGTGAGAAGTACCTCGTTTACCTCATGAAGGAAAAGAGCGACTACGGAGAAGCCAAAGATTTTACCTTCCGACTGACCCACCTCACCAATCAAGATGGAAAAGACCTGTTGAAGAACGAGCTCACATTTGATATGCCGAAGTAA
- a CDS encoding VOC family protein — MSINIYLNFNGNCREAVLFYADVFRTEPPHIMTFKEAPPIPDFPLPEEAKELILHANIVIDGEKIMFSDTFPGTPFMEGNNITLAIVKDNKDVLTALFDRLKEDGHVDMPLQETFWSPLYGGVTDKFGIQWQFNYEE, encoded by the coding sequence ATGTCGATCAACATTTATCTCAACTTTAATGGAAACTGCCGCGAAGCCGTCCTATTCTATGCAGATGTCTTCCGCACGGAACCCCCACACATCATGACCTTCAAAGAAGCCCCGCCAATCCCTGATTTCCCCCTTCCGGAAGAGGCAAAGGAATTGATCCTCCATGCCAATATCGTCATCGACGGCGAAAAGATCATGTTCTCAGACACCTTCCCCGGCACACCCTTCATGGAAGGAAATAATATCACGTTAGCCATCGTCAAAGACAATAAGGACGTACTAACAGCACTCTTTGATCGCCTGAAAGAAGATGGCCATGTGGATATGCCTCTGCAGGAAACGTTCTGGAGCCCCCTCTACGGCGGGGTTACGGACAAGTTCGGCATCCAGTGGCAGTTCAACTACGAAGAATGA